A genome region from Arthrobacter sp. V1I9 includes the following:
- a CDS encoding NAD(P)H-quinone dehydrogenase: MTTHPDFSSPRIAILGGGPGGYEAAMVAASLGAQVTIIERAGLGGSAVLTDVVPSKTLIATADLMTRVAEAGELGVKFDVDGGDFVPVMRADLKHINDRLLNLARSQSKDIHDGLANQGVRILTGSGRLVDDHTIEVLTAEGTETVEADTILLAVGAHPRELATARPDGERILNWTQIYDLDELPEDLIVVGSGVTGAEFASAYNGLGSKVTLISSRDRVLPGSDVDAAVVLEEVFERRGVRVLSRSRAESVERTEDGVVVTLSDGSKVTGSHCLLCLGSIPNTAGIGLEEAGVAVSESGHIKVDGVSRTTAPNIYAAGDCTGVLPLASVAAMQGRIAVAHFMGDSVTPLKLHQVASNIFTSPEIANVGVSEAEIDSGKYQGDVVKLSLRSNARAKMRNHKDGFVKIFARKGSGTVIGGVVVGPNASELIFPISIAVKQKLHVDDVASTFTVYPSLTGSISEAARRLHVHL; the protein is encoded by the coding sequence GTGACTACGCATCCAGATTTCAGCTCACCCCGGATCGCAATCCTGGGAGGTGGTCCCGGCGGATACGAAGCTGCCATGGTGGCCGCCTCGCTCGGAGCGCAGGTCACGATCATCGAACGGGCGGGGCTGGGCGGCTCGGCCGTACTCACCGACGTCGTCCCCTCCAAGACGCTGATTGCCACGGCGGACCTGATGACCCGCGTCGCCGAGGCGGGGGAGCTGGGTGTAAAGTTCGACGTCGACGGCGGCGACTTTGTGCCGGTGATGCGTGCGGACCTGAAGCACATCAACGACCGCCTCCTCAACCTGGCGCGCAGCCAGTCCAAGGACATCCATGACGGCCTGGCCAACCAGGGCGTCCGCATCCTGACCGGCTCCGGCCGGCTCGTGGACGACCACACCATTGAGGTCCTCACGGCGGAGGGGACGGAAACCGTGGAGGCGGACACCATCCTGCTCGCGGTGGGCGCCCATCCGCGTGAGCTTGCCACGGCCCGGCCGGACGGCGAGCGAATCCTCAACTGGACGCAGATTTACGATCTCGATGAACTGCCCGAGGACCTGATCGTTGTGGGTTCCGGTGTGACGGGAGCCGAGTTCGCCTCCGCCTACAACGGCTTGGGTTCCAAGGTCACGCTGATTTCCAGCCGCGACCGCGTTCTTCCCGGATCCGATGTGGATGCAGCAGTGGTGCTGGAGGAAGTGTTCGAGCGCCGCGGCGTCCGCGTCCTGTCCCGCTCCCGCGCCGAGTCCGTGGAACGGACCGAGGACGGCGTTGTGGTCACCCTCAGCGACGGGTCCAAGGTAACCGGCAGCCACTGCCTCCTCTGCCTGGGCTCCATCCCCAACACCGCAGGCATCGGTTTGGAAGAAGCCGGCGTGGCGGTCAGCGAGAGCGGCCACATCAAGGTGGACGGCGTCTCCCGGACCACCGCTCCTAACATTTACGCCGCGGGTGACTGCACCGGGGTGCTGCCGCTTGCCTCGGTGGCCGCCATGCAGGGCCGCATCGCCGTGGCCCACTTTATGGGCGACAGTGTCACCCCGCTCAAGCTGCACCAGGTTGCCTCCAACATCTTCACCTCGCCCGAAATCGCTAACGTGGGCGTTTCCGAGGCAGAGATTGACTCCGGCAAGTACCAGGGTGACGTGGTCAAGCTTTCGCTGCGCAGCAACGCGCGCGCGAAGATGCGAAACCATAAGGACGGCTTCGTGAAGATCTTCGCCCGCAAGGGCTCCGGAACGGTGATCGGCGGTGTGGTGGTGGGGCCGAACGCCTCCGAGTTGATCTTCCCCATCTCCATCGCGGTTAA